A window of the Polaribacter sp. HaHaR_3_91 genome harbors these coding sequences:
- the fbp gene encoding class 1 fructose-bisphosphatase, translating into MTGKKQTLGEFIIEHQHAFKYSSGELSSLLNSIRLAAKVVNHEVNKAGLVDIIGAAGDTNIQGEDQQKLDVYANDKFIQTLTRRNIVCGIASEEEDSFISINSNDENHQNKYVVLIDPLDGSSNIDVNVSVGTIFSIYRRITPTGTPVELKDFLQKGSAQVAAGYVVYGTSTMIVYTTGDGVNGFTLNPAIGSFYLSHPNMEFPEDGTMYSVNEGNYLDFPLGVKKYIKYCQEEEGNRPYTSRYIGSLVSDFHRNMIKGGIYMYPKGSRNPNGKLRLLYECNPMAFIAEQANGKSSDGYTRTMDVEPTELHQRVPFICGSKNMVNQLEEFMQIHGE; encoded by the coding sequence ATGACAGGAAAAAAACAAACTTTAGGTGAATTTATTATTGAACATCAACATGCTTTTAAATATAGTTCTGGAGAACTTTCTAGTCTTTTAAATTCTATAAGATTAGCAGCAAAAGTGGTAAATCACGAAGTTAACAAAGCTGGTTTGGTAGATATTATTGGTGCAGCTGGAGACACAAATATTCAAGGTGAAGATCAACAAAAATTAGACGTGTATGCTAATGATAAGTTTATACAGACTTTAACAAGAAGGAATATTGTTTGTGGTATTGCTAGTGAAGAAGAAGATAGTTTTATTTCTATTAATAGTAACGATGAGAATCATCAAAATAAATATGTTGTTTTAATTGATCCTTTAGATGGTTCTTCTAATATTGATGTAAATGTCTCGGTAGGAACGATCTTCTCTATTTATAGACGTATTACTCCTACAGGTACTCCTGTAGAATTAAAAGATTTTTTACAAAAAGGAAGTGCACAAGTTGCTGCTGGTTATGTAGTGTACGGAACTTCTACGATGATTGTTTACACCACTGGAGATGGTGTTAATGGCTTTACATTAAACCCTGCAATTGGTTCTTTTTACTTATCTCACCCAAATATGGAGTTCCCAGAAGACGGAACAATGTATTCTGTAAACGAAGGAAATTATTTAGACTTTCCTTTAGGTGTAAAAAAATATATTAAATACTGCCAGGAAGAAGAAGGAAACAGACCTTATACCAGTAGATATATTGGTTCTTTGGTTTCTGACTTTCATAGAAACATGATAAAAGGAGGTATTTATATGTATCCAAAAGGTTCTAGAAACCCAAACGGAAAACTACGTTTACTCTATGAATGTAACCCAATGGCTTTTATTGCAGAACAAGCTAACGGAAAATCTTCTGATGGTTATACAAGGACTATGGATGTGGAGCCTACTGAGCTACACCAAAGAGTTCCTTTTATTTGTGGAAGTAAAAATATGGTAAATCAGTTAGAGGAATTTATGCAAATACACGGAGAATAA
- a CDS encoding GNAT family N-acetyltransferase, whose translation MDFTVRLGEEKDMQSVLNLITELAVFEKEPDAVEVTVDDLIKDGFSKNPKFKVFVAEQENKIIGIALFYERYSTWKGRTIHLEDLIVTQSKQKIGAGKALYTAVLKYAHDNNFKRVAWEVIDWNTNAVEFYKSTGATYLNDWSVVQMDKENLSKFIQNN comes from the coding sequence ATGGACTTTACTGTAAGATTAGGAGAAGAAAAAGACATGCAATCTGTGCTGAATTTAATCACAGAATTAGCAGTTTTTGAGAAAGAACCAGATGCTGTAGAAGTAACAGTAGATGATTTAATAAAAGATGGTTTTTCTAAGAATCCTAAGTTTAAAGTTTTTGTAGCAGAGCAAGAAAATAAAATTATTGGTATTGCTTTGTTTTACGAACGTTATTCTACATGGAAAGGAAGAACTATTCATTTAGAAGACTTAATAGTAACCCAAAGTAAACAGAAAATAGGCGCAGGAAAAGCTTTGTATACAGCTGTTTTAAAATATGCTCATGACAATAATTTTAAGAGAGTTGCGTGGGAAGTAATAGATTGGAATACCAATGCAGTAGAATTTTATAAAAGTACAGGTGCCACGTATTTAAACGATTGGTCTGTAGTACAAATGGACAAAGAAAACTTATCAAAATTTATTCAAAATAATTAA
- a CDS encoding lysophospholipid acyltransferase family protein codes for MALVTAKEIAQVIGLHKFGFLGTFIGWILLRILRISAINRIYAKNKNKKDLNFLNSILDDCDIKFEIPEEDLKRIPKEGPFITVSNHPLGGIDGVLLLKLLIEKRADYKIIANFLLHRVEPLKPFVMPVNPFESRKDAKSSVAGIKNALLHLREGNPLGIFPAGEVSTYKDGKLNVDKPWEEGAVRFIKKANVPVIPIYFHAKNSRLFYFLSKISDTLRTAKLPSEVISQGGKVIKVRIGKPISVKDQEEYKEISAYSEFIRKKTYMLANPFEKAHKLISAQTLKIPKKAAKKITPQRNTDLFIKEVDALRKGDGRLLESKNYEVFFASAKEIPNLLHEIGRLREVTFRAVGEGTNKEIDLDKFDKYYHHLLLWDREANCLAGAYRMGLGKDIYKKYGINGFYIQTLFRIEPELFQMMDNTIEMGRAFIIGEYQQKPMPLFLLWKGIVHVTLRYPEYKYLMGGVSISNQFSDFSKSLMIEFMKSHYYDPYIAQYIHPKKEYKVKLKDGDKDFVFDATKADMQKFDKIIDEIEPGALRIPVLIKKYVKQNARLVAFNVDPKFNNAVDGLMYIKVSDIPDSTVKPVMEEFQAELERKATELQDK; via the coding sequence ATGGCATTAGTAACAGCTAAAGAGATTGCGCAAGTAATTGGTTTACATAAGTTTGGTTTTTTAGGAACTTTTATTGGGTGGATTCTATTAAGGATACTTCGTATTTCTGCAATCAATAGAATCTACGCTAAGAATAAAAATAAAAAAGATTTAAATTTTTTAAACAGTATTTTAGATGATTGCGATATCAAATTTGAAATTCCGGAAGAAGATTTAAAGAGAATTCCAAAAGAGGGCCCTTTTATTACGGTGTCTAACCATCCTTTAGGCGGTATAGATGGTGTTTTATTACTAAAATTACTCATAGAAAAAAGAGCAGATTACAAAATTATAGCCAATTTTTTACTACACAGAGTTGAGCCTTTAAAGCCTTTTGTAATGCCTGTAAATCCTTTTGAATCAAGAAAGGATGCTAAATCTAGTGTAGCTGGTATTAAAAATGCATTATTACATTTAAGAGAAGGGAATCCTTTAGGTATTTTTCCTGCAGGAGAAGTATCTACTTATAAAGATGGAAAGTTAAATGTAGATAAACCTTGGGAAGAAGGTGCTGTTAGGTTTATTAAAAAGGCGAATGTGCCTGTAATTCCTATTTATTTTCATGCAAAAAACAGTCGTCTATTTTATTTTTTATCAAAAATATCAGATACTTTAAGAACTGCAAAATTACCATCTGAAGTAATATCTCAAGGAGGTAAAGTTATAAAAGTAAGAATAGGGAAGCCAATTTCTGTAAAAGACCAAGAAGAATATAAAGAGATTTCTGCTTATTCCGAATTTATCAGAAAGAAAACTTATATGTTGGCTAATCCTTTTGAAAAAGCACATAAGTTAATATCTGCCCAAACTTTAAAGATTCCTAAAAAGGCTGCTAAAAAAATAACACCTCAAAGAAATACAGATTTATTTATTAAAGAAGTAGATGCTTTAAGAAAAGGAGATGGTAGGTTGTTAGAAAGTAAGAACTACGAAGTGTTTTTTGCCAGTGCAAAAGAGATTCCTAATTTATTACATGAAATTGGTAGATTGCGAGAAGTTACTTTTAGGGCTGTAGGTGAAGGAACCAATAAAGAAATAGATTTAGATAAATTCGACAAATATTATCACCATTTGTTACTGTGGGACAGAGAAGCAAACTGTTTGGCAGGAGCTTACAGAATGGGGCTTGGAAAAGATATTTATAAAAAATATGGTATTAATGGTTTCTATATTCAAACACTGTTTAGAATTGAGCCAGAATTATTTCAAATGATGGACAATACCATAGAAATGGGTAGAGCTTTCATTATTGGCGAATATCAACAAAAGCCAATGCCACTATTTTTATTATGGAAGGGAATTGTACATGTTACTTTACGTTATCCAGAATATAAATACTTAATGGGAGGAGTTTCTATTAGCAATCAGTTTTCAGATTTTTCAAAATCGTTAATGATAGAGTTTATGAAATCTCATTATTACGACCCATATATTGCGCAATACATTCATCCGAAGAAAGAATACAAAGTAAAATTAAAAGACGGTGACAAAGATTTTGTGTTTGATGCTACCAAAGCAGACATGCAAAAGTTCGATAAAATTATCGATGAAATTGAACCAGGAGCACTAAGAATTCCTGTGTTGATTAAAAAATACGTAAAACAAAACGCACGTTTGGTTGCGTTTAATGTAGATCCTAAATTTAATAATGCCGTAGATGGCTTAATGTACATCAAAGTATCAGACATACCAGATAGCACTGTAAAACCAGTTATGGAAGAATTTCAGGCAGAGTTAGAGCGTAAGGCTACAGAGTTACAGGATAAATAA
- a CDS encoding aspartate kinase translates to MKIFKFGGASVKDAASVKNVTQILQSEGTESTVVVISAMGKITNAFEEVIDAYYNKTDKLSENLGIIEDFHKNLMNDLFDKDDEIYKEIDILLGELSWFLARNTSQRYNYVYDQIICFGELLSTKIVSAYLTKIGVENNWFDVRNYIKTDSNYRDAKVDWNLTQELINKKLDASKLNITQGFIAANDTENTTTLGREGSDYTAGIFAYCLDAENVTIWKDVPGVLNADPRVFEDTTLLEQISYEEAIEMAFYGASVIHPKTLQPLERKDIPLLVRSFVNPKETGTRVSKGKMLEPFIPCFIVKKDQILVSISALDFSFMVENNISYIFQKLHDYQLKVNLIQNSAISFSVCIDNKFNKFDEFYNELKTQFKIDVQKGVDLFTVRHFDDKAVASIEAKGTPLLTQVNKETIQIVLVTK, encoded by the coding sequence ATGAAGATTTTTAAATTTGGAGGAGCGTCTGTAAAAGATGCAGCAAGTGTAAAAAATGTAACACAGATTTTACAAAGCGAAGGAACGGAAAGTACAGTAGTTGTAATTTCTGCAATGGGTAAAATAACCAATGCTTTTGAAGAGGTTATAGACGCATATTATAATAAGACAGATAAGTTGTCTGAAAATTTAGGTATTATAGAAGACTTCCATAAAAATTTAATGAATGATTTGTTTGATAAGGATGATGAAATTTATAAAGAAATTGATATCCTTTTAGGAGAATTAAGCTGGTTTTTAGCTAGAAATACTTCGCAGAGATATAATTATGTATATGATCAAATTATCTGTTTTGGAGAGCTTTTATCAACAAAAATAGTAAGTGCATATTTAACTAAAATTGGTGTAGAAAATAACTGGTTCGATGTTAGAAATTACATAAAAACAGATAGTAATTATAGAGATGCAAAAGTAGATTGGAATTTAACGCAAGAACTAATTAATAAAAAATTAGATGCTTCTAAATTAAATATTACTCAAGGTTTTATTGCAGCAAATGATACAGAAAACACCACTACTTTAGGTAGAGAAGGTTCGGATTATACGGCAGGTATTTTTGCGTATTGTTTAGATGCAGAGAATGTTACAATCTGGAAAGATGTTCCTGGGGTTTTAAATGCAGACCCAAGAGTCTTTGAAGATACTACTTTATTAGAGCAAATTTCTTATGAAGAAGCTATAGAAATGGCATTTTACGGAGCTTCTGTAATTCACCCAAAAACATTACAGCCCCTAGAAAGAAAAGATATTCCGTTATTGGTGCGTTCTTTTGTAAATCCAAAGGAAACAGGTACAAGAGTTTCTAAAGGAAAAATGTTAGAACCTTTTATACCTTGTTTTATTGTTAAAAAAGATCAGATTTTGGTTTCTATTTCTGCATTAGATTTTTCTTTTATGGTAGAAAATAATATCAGTTATATCTTTCAAAAATTACATGATTATCAATTAAAAGTAAACTTAATTCAGAATTCTGCCATTAGCTTTTCTGTTTGTATTGATAATAAATTTAACAAGTTCGATGAATTTTATAATGAGTTAAAAACGCAGTTTAAAATTGATGTTCAGAAAGGTGTAGACTTGTTTACTGTACGTCATTTTGATGATAAGGCTGTAGCAAGTATAGAAGCTAAGGGAACTCCTTTATTAACACAAGTAAATAAAGAAACAATTCAAATTGTTTTAGTAACAAAATAA